Genomic DNA from Thermogemmatispora onikobensis:
GGGATAGCGTTGCAGGTCATTCTTACGAATAAGCAGACCGACTCACCGGAGGTAGAGAGAAAGAAAACATGGCCGAGAAAAAGAAGCAGGCGGGTAAGCCGCGCAGGCGTGAACGGAAATCGGTGCCGCGTGGCCAGGCGCATATTCAGGCAACTTTTAATAATACGATAGTCACTGTGACCGACCCGAATGGGAATGTCATTGCCTGGAGCAGTGCCGGCTCTCAGGGCTTCAAGGGATCGCGTAAGAGCACTCCCTACGCGGCCCAGGTTGCGGCAGAGGCTGCGGCTCGCAAAGCGATGGAGCATGGCATGCGCCAGGTCGAGGTCTATGTCAAGGGGCCAGGCTCTGGCCGCGAGGCGGCGATCCGCTCACTGCAGGCTGCTGGCCTCAACGTTGTTTCGATTACTGATGTCACGCCGATCCCGCACAATGGCTGCCGACCGCCGAAGAGGCGTCGTGTGTAGGTGCGCTGTGCGATTGGACGTGTGAGGAGGATGAGCTAAAGATGGCACGCTATACAGGCCCTGTTTGCAAGCTGTGCAGACGTGAGGGGGTCAAGCTGTTTCTAAAGGGCGAGAAGTGCCTGACAAATTGTACACTGGAGCGGCGCAACACCCGACCCGGCCAGCATGGCGGCAGCCGCCAGCGCAAGCTTTCGGGCTATGGAGCACAGCTGCGCGAGAAGCAGAAGATTCGCCGCACCTACGGCGTGCTGGAGCGCCAGTTCCGCCGTCACTATAATGAGGCGCTGCGCCGCCCAGGCCGCACGGGTGAAAATCTGCTCCAGATTCTGGAGATGCGTCTGGACAACCTGGTCTACCGCCTGGGCTTTGCCGATTCGCGGGCACAGGCGCGTCAGCTGGTCTCGCATGGCCATTTTGAGGTCAATGGCCGCAAGACGGATATCCCTTCGTTTGTGGCTAAGCCCGGGGATGTGATCAGTGTGCGTGAGCACAGCAAGAGCCAGGAGTACTTTAAGACGCGCGCGCTGCAG
This window encodes:
- the rpsD gene encoding 30S ribosomal protein S4; its protein translation is MARYTGPVCKLCRREGVKLFLKGEKCLTNCTLERRNTRPGQHGGSRQRKLSGYGAQLREKQKIRRTYGVLERQFRRHYNEALRRPGRTGENLLQILEMRLDNLVYRLGFADSRAQARQLVSHGHFEVNGRKTDIPSFVAKPGDVISVREHSKSQEYFKTRALQLSQKAVPGWLSLDIAAMSGRVLSLPSRTDLELPFEEQMVVEYYQVR
- the rpsK gene encoding 30S ribosomal protein S11; the encoded protein is MAEKKKQAGKPRRRERKSVPRGQAHIQATFNNTIVTVTDPNGNVIAWSSAGSQGFKGSRKSTPYAAQVAAEAAARKAMEHGMRQVEVYVKGPGSGREAAIRSLQAAGLNVVSITDVTPIPHNGCRPPKRRRV